In Streptomyces paludis, the genomic stretch GCGCCCTCACCGAGGACCGACCAGCAGCAGTTGGAGAGCCCGCCGAGTCCTTCCCAGTGGAACGCCTCCAGGCCGAGCAGCCGGCCGATGGTGGTACGGATCGTGCCGCCGTGGCTGACCACGACCAGGGTGCCGCCGTCGGGCAGCTGGTCGGCGTGCCGGAGCACCACGGGCGCCGCCCGGTCGGCGACCTCGGTCTCCAGCTCACCGCCGCCGCGCCGAATGGGCTCGCCGCGCTTCCACGCCGCGTACTCCTCGCCGTACCGCCCGATGATCTCGTCGTGGGTCAGCCCCTGCCAGGTGCCCGCGAAGGTCTCGCGGAGCGCGGCGTCGTGCTGGATGCCGAGGCCGGTGACCGAGGCCAGCTCGGCGGCGGTGGCGGCGGCCCGCCGGAGGTCGGAGGCGATGATCGCGTCCGGCTTCAGCGAGGCC encodes the following:
- a CDS encoding histidine phosphatase family protein, whose amino-acid sequence is MNGAQGGRGRRIVLWRHGRTAWNLERRFQGTTDIELTDEGVAQARRAARLLASLKPDAIIASDLRRAAATAAELASVTGLGIQHDAALRETFAGTWQGLTHDEIIGRYGEEYAAWKRGEPIRRGGGELETEVADRAAPVVLRHADQLPDGGTLVVVSHGGTIRTTIGRLLGLEAFHWEGLGGLSNCCWSVLGEGARGWRLLEHNAGTLPEPVLGDDV